A single region of the Changchengzhania lutea genome encodes:
- a CDS encoding site-specific integrase — MQTSKTFSIHFWLNTAKKKNGIAPVYARITVNGKRAEISLKRYQSVTSWDPKTKRAKPRTPNAPALNAYLDQVYADLLACHKQLLSEFKLITAQAIKARYLGEDEHQKSLLDLVGYHNTTMKTVLKFGTLKNYFTTERYINRFLKAKIKSSDIYLKQLSYSFIIDFEQYLRKCPSINRKQPLNNNGIMKHLERLKKLMNLALQLEWIEKDPFVRFKLKFTKHQRDYLSEAELQIFEQGILETEHHKKVRDVFVFSCYTGLSYTDVRSLTDHNIVRGIDGDYWIFTQREKTAQPVKIPLLDKALDIIKKYDNDTEINEKLLPVFSNQKTNKYLKEITALLEIYKNISFHSARHTFATTVTLSNGVPIETVSKLLGHSKLSTTQVYARVIEQKVSTDISNLRTKLNNKTLDQRPQQVSTN, encoded by the coding sequence ATGCAAACTTCAAAGACTTTTAGTATCCATTTTTGGTTGAACACAGCCAAAAAAAAGAATGGTATTGCGCCCGTTTATGCCCGTATTACGGTTAACGGAAAACGCGCAGAAATCAGTTTAAAACGTTACCAATCGGTTACCTCTTGGGACCCCAAAACCAAAAGAGCAAAACCAAGAACTCCAAATGCTCCAGCCTTGAATGCCTACCTAGACCAGGTATATGCTGACTTGTTGGCTTGTCATAAACAATTATTGTCTGAATTTAAGCTGATAACCGCCCAAGCCATCAAAGCCAGGTATTTAGGGGAGGACGAACACCAAAAGAGCTTATTGGACTTGGTGGGCTACCATAACACGACGATGAAAACCGTCCTAAAGTTTGGGACGTTGAAAAACTATTTTACCACGGAGCGTTACATCAATCGATTCCTAAAGGCGAAGATAAAATCCAGCGATATCTACTTAAAACAATTGTCCTATAGTTTCATCATTGATTTTGAACAGTACTTACGAAAATGTCCATCTATCAACAGGAAACAGCCCTTGAATAACAATGGCATTATGAAACACTTGGAACGCCTAAAGAAACTGATGAACTTGGCACTTCAATTGGAATGGATAGAAAAAGACCCTTTTGTACGTTTCAAACTAAAGTTTACGAAACACCAAAGGGACTATCTATCAGAAGCCGAGCTTCAAATATTTGAACAGGGGATATTGGAAACAGAACACCATAAAAAGGTTAGGGATGTGTTTGTGTTTTCTTGTTACACAGGACTATCCTACACTGATGTGAGGTCACTTACTGACCATAACATTGTTAGGGGCATTGATGGCGATTATTGGATCTTTACCCAAAGGGAAAAGACTGCACAGCCTGTAAAAATACCACTATTGGATAAAGCACTGGATATCATCAAAAAGTATGATAACGATACGGAAATCAATGAAAAATTACTACCAGTCTTTAGCAATCAAAAAACGAATAAGTATTTAAAGGAAATAACCGCCCTGTTAGAAATATATAAGAATATCAGCTTTCATTCAGCCAGACATACCTTTGCAACAACGGTAACCCTATCAAATGGTGTACCTATAGAAACGGTATCAAAACTATTGGGGCATTCCAAACTATCAACAACACAAGTGTATGCTAGGGTCATTGAGCAAAAGGTCAGTACCGATATTAGCAATTTAAGAACGAAGCTCAACAATAAAACACTT
- a CDS encoding TonB-dependent receptor family protein, with protein sequence MQIFKINYLTSITLLLTLFSYGQTNITGKVIDSENTSNLSLVKIISTDTNDTVVSNRNGYFEVSKKGIYLINKKGYLNRVIQLGNTSYAIIELDMNPSELNEVIISTNHNPEKLKQATASISIISSKDIKLGNNVDMAPILNRASGIFMHSGALNTNRITIRGIGSRNQFGTSKIRAYFKDIPLTNGSGETNIEDFELASIARFEILKGATSSIYGAGLGGVINIIPQNAYLNKSSLNNELSIGSFGLMKGLININHGTTNKSFRTTYSHTQSDGYRENNKYNRKTFTLHANHFLSQKDELSFLASYVDLKAFIPSSIDKITYLNTPKSAAFTWKASQGYEDSKHGIFGLSWNHEFNSQIKQVTSLFTSFRKNYEPRPFNILKENTWAIGIRSRILGHSKLFGKTMNWTLGAELFRDTYTSKTFENLYEDAPAGTGSIRGNPLSSFKEKRNYFNTFSEVNYELFQKTTVSIGLNFNITAYELDDRFTISESNPDQSGGFKFNGITSPKLGVSHLLSENISLYSSISHGFSPISLNEILLPDGQVNNNLKPETGWNYEIGARSTTRDNRLQFNVAIYRLDIKNLLVSKRTAEDEFIGINAGRTQHDGLELGLRYKWIQNKALSINSFLNYTRNDYIFKVFIDGSDDFSGNDLTGVPSYVFNAGIDLNSKMGIYGNINFQSVGSMPITDSNTLYSDSYQLTNIKFGYRATLNKNISFNIFVGLNNLFNTTYASQILINASGFGGRVPRYYYPGNPTNYYTGINLNYIF encoded by the coding sequence GTGCAAATTTTTAAAATAAATTACCTCACTTCAATCACGCTACTCCTAACGCTTTTTAGTTACGGTCAAACGAATATTACCGGAAAAGTAATTGATAGTGAAAACACCTCTAATCTATCTTTGGTCAAAATAATTAGTACAGACACAAACGATACTGTAGTTTCAAATAGAAATGGTTATTTTGAGGTGTCTAAAAAAGGCATTTATTTAATTAATAAGAAAGGGTATTTAAATCGAGTTATTCAACTAGGAAATACATCCTATGCCATCATTGAATTGGATATGAATCCTTCAGAGTTAAATGAGGTCATTATAAGTACAAATCATAATCCTGAAAAGTTAAAACAGGCAACAGCATCCATTAGCATTATTTCTTCAAAAGACATTAAATTAGGGAATAATGTTGACATGGCTCCTATTTTAAACAGAGCATCTGGTATTTTTATGCATAGCGGTGCGCTTAACACAAACCGAATTACCATAAGAGGTATCGGATCTAGAAACCAATTCGGAACTTCAAAAATCAGGGCTTATTTTAAAGATATTCCATTAACTAACGGCAGTGGCGAAACCAATATCGAAGATTTTGAATTGGCCTCCATAGCTCGTTTCGAGATTTTAAAAGGGGCTACATCTAGTATTTATGGTGCTGGTCTAGGGGGTGTAATCAATATAATACCTCAAAATGCATATCTAAATAAATCAAGTCTTAATAATGAACTCTCAATAGGGTCGTTCGGATTGATGAAAGGTCTGATTAATATAAATCATGGCACAACCAATAAAAGTTTCAGAACGACATACAGTCATACGCAAAGCGATGGCTATCGTGAAAATAATAAATACAATAGAAAAACTTTTACGTTACATGCTAATCATTTTTTAAGCCAGAAAGACGAATTATCATTCCTAGCAAGTTATGTAGATCTGAAAGCATTTATACCCAGTTCAATTGATAAGATTACATATTTAAATACTCCCAAATCTGCAGCCTTTACATGGAAAGCTTCACAAGGATATGAAGATTCTAAGCACGGTATTTTTGGTTTGTCTTGGAATCATGAATTCAACTCTCAAATAAAACAGGTCACAAGTCTTTTTACGTCGTTTAGAAAAAACTATGAACCCAGACCATTTAATATTTTAAAAGAAAACACTTGGGCTATTGGCATACGGAGTAGAATATTGGGACATTCAAAATTATTTGGTAAGACTATGAATTGGACACTTGGTGCTGAATTATTTAGAGACACATATACATCTAAAACATTTGAAAATTTATATGAAGACGCCCCAGCAGGAACTGGAAGCATAAGAGGTAACCCGCTATCGAGTTTCAAAGAGAAGCGAAATTACTTTAATACGTTTTCTGAGGTGAATTACGAGCTTTTTCAAAAAACAACTGTTTCTATTGGTTTGAATTTTAATATCACTGCTTATGAATTGGATGACAGATTCACGATTTCAGAATCTAACCCTGATCAGTCTGGCGGCTTCAAATTCAATGGCATTACGTCGCCTAAATTAGGCGTGTCTCATTTACTGTCAGAAAACATAAGCCTTTATTCAAGCATTAGTCATGGCTTCTCACCCATTTCCCTTAATGAAATCTTATTACCAGATGGGCAGGTAAACAATAACCTCAAACCAGAAACAGGTTGGAATTATGAAATAGGTGCTAGAAGTACAACACGCGACAACAGATTACAATTCAATGTCGCCATCTACCGATTAGACATAAAAAACCTTTTGGTTTCAAAACGAACGGCCGAAGATGAATTTATCGGTATTAATGCAGGAAGAACACAACATGATGGTTTAGAGTTAGGGTTAAGGTATAAATGGATTCAGAACAAAGCATTATCTATAAACTCATTTTTAAATTATACACGAAATGATTATATTTTTAAAGTCTTTATCGATGGTTCAGATGATTTTTCAGGCAATGATTTAACAGGAGTGCCTTCCTACGTATTCAATGCGGGTATTGATTTAAATTCAAAAATGGGCATATACGGAAATATAAATTTTCAATCTGTGGGCAGTATGCCAATTACAGATAGTAATACCTTGTATTCTGATAGTTACCAGCTCACAAATATAAAATTCGGATATAGAGCAACTCTGAATAAAAATATATCTTTCAATATTTTTGTAGGTCTAAATAACCTCTTTAATACAACTTATGCTTCACAAATTTTGATAAACGCATCAGGTTTTGGTGGGCGTGTGCCACGGTATTATTACCCTGGAAACCCTACAAATTATTACACTGGAATTAATCTGAATTATATTTTTTAA
- a CDS encoding PQQ-dependent sugar dehydrogenase, which translates to MKAIHSLLSIICITCAACAQQIESEIKAEEPKTVDYKTESVVADISIPWGMVFLPDGSMLISEKTGELIHFKNGLKVNIENLPEIYVRGQGGLMDLELHPDYKNNGWIYITYASPKGENEGGHTALMRAKLDGNKLVDKELLYKAAPNTKKGQHFGSRIEFDNQGYLYFSIGERGERDVNPQDITRDGGKIYRLNDDGSIPEDNPFVNLENAKTAIYSYGHRNPQGMAKNPFTGAIWIHEHGPQGGDEINIVQKGKNFGWPVISYGINYSGTSFTELTEKEGMEQPLFYWVPSIAPSGMAFVTSDIYPDWKGNVLVGSLKFSYLERLVMENGKVIKREKLLEGIGRVRNVRQGPDGYIYVSIEGKGILKIIPGN; encoded by the coding sequence ATGAAAGCAATTCATTCCCTATTATCTATAATATGTATTACCTGCGCTGCTTGTGCCCAACAGATTGAATCTGAAATAAAGGCCGAAGAACCTAAAACTGTAGATTATAAAACCGAAAGTGTAGTTGCAGATATAAGTATTCCATGGGGCATGGTTTTTTTACCAGACGGCAGCATGCTTATTAGCGAAAAAACGGGAGAACTCATTCACTTTAAAAACGGTTTAAAAGTCAATATTGAGAATTTGCCCGAAATTTATGTCCGTGGACAAGGCGGTTTAATGGATTTGGAATTACACCCAGATTATAAAAATAACGGTTGGATATATATAACATATGCCTCACCCAAAGGTGAAAATGAAGGTGGTCATACGGCGCTTATGCGAGCTAAATTAGATGGAAATAAATTAGTTGATAAAGAACTGCTATACAAAGCGGCTCCAAATACTAAAAAAGGTCAACATTTTGGATCTCGTATTGAATTTGACAATCAAGGCTATCTATATTTCTCAATAGGTGAAAGAGGCGAACGGGATGTTAACCCCCAAGATATTACTCGTGATGGTGGGAAAATTTACAGATTAAATGACGATGGTAGCATTCCAGAAGATAATCCTTTTGTGAACCTTGAAAATGCCAAAACCGCAATTTACAGTTACGGCCACCGCAATCCGCAAGGCATGGCAAAAAACCCTTTTACAGGGGCTATTTGGATTCACGAACACGGACCTCAAGGTGGTGATGAAATTAACATCGTACAAAAAGGAAAAAACTTTGGTTGGCCAGTCATATCCTATGGTATAAATTATAGTGGCACGTCTTTTACAGAGTTAACGGAGAAAGAAGGCATGGAGCAACCCCTATTCTATTGGGTGCCTTCTATAGCACCAAGCGGTATGGCTTTTGTAACTTCAGATATTTATCCGGATTGGAAAGGTAATGTATTGGTAGGTTCTTTAAAATTCAGTTATTTGGAACGCTTGGTGATGGAGAACGGAAAAGTCATCAAACGTGAAAAACTGCTTGAAGGTATTGGGCGTGTTAGAAATGTACGGCAAGGGCCTGACGGCTATATCTATGTAAGTATTGAGGGAAAGGGTATTTTAAAAATAATCCCCGGAAATTAA
- a CDS encoding c-type cytochrome, producing the protein MKCIIIYFLGLSSLCILNLNAYKYAPRTDLLKESIARGQEIYSDFCISCHLPSGEGVENVYPPLAKSDFLMEKREESISGIKYGQQGEIVVNGKTYNGYMAPLGLSDDEVADVMNYINNSWGNTCDKIVTEEEVSKIKK; encoded by the coding sequence ATGAAATGTATCATCATTTACTTTTTAGGGCTTTCATCATTATGTATTTTAAATCTAAATGCCTATAAATATGCCCCACGAACTGATCTCTTAAAAGAAAGCATCGCGCGCGGTCAGGAAATTTACAGTGATTTTTGCATATCATGTCATTTACCATCTGGAGAAGGTGTAGAAAATGTATATCCACCCCTTGCAAAATCTGATTTTCTAATGGAAAAACGGGAGGAAAGTATTAGCGGCATAAAGTACGGACAACAAGGTGAAATTGTGGTAAATGGAAAAACGTATAATGGCTATATGGCTCCCTTGGGTTTAAGTGATGACGAGGTTGCCGATGTTATGAATTATATAAATAACAGCTGGGGCAACACCTGCGACAAAATAGTTACCGAAGAAGAAGTTTCTAAAATTAAAAAATAA
- the udk gene encoding uridine kinase: MLIIGIAGGTGCGKTTVVNQILNELPEGEVGIISQDSYYKDTTHLNYDERIKINFDHPRSIDFDLLVNHLEQLKKDIPIHQPVYSFVKHNRTGDTVLTHPRKVMIVEGILILTNPELRNMFDVKIFVHADTDERLIRRLKRDITERGRDIDEVLTRYQTTLKPMHNQFIEPMKEFADIIIPNNKHNTVAIDIVRTIIIEKL; the protein is encoded by the coding sequence ATGCTTATAATTGGAATTGCAGGAGGAACTGGCTGCGGTAAAACTACGGTTGTAAACCAAATTTTAAATGAACTGCCCGAAGGTGAAGTTGGTATCATTTCTCAAGATTCTTATTATAAAGACACCACGCATTTAAATTATGACGAGCGAATTAAAATTAATTTTGATCACCCGCGTTCTATCGATTTTGATTTATTGGTGAATCACTTAGAGCAACTTAAAAAAGATATCCCAATTCATCAACCGGTTTATTCCTTTGTGAAGCATAACAGAACCGGTGATACTGTTTTAACGCATCCGCGCAAGGTGATGATTGTTGAAGGCATATTAATTTTGACAAACCCAGAATTACGCAACATGTTCGATGTTAAGATATTTGTGCATGCCGACACAGATGAGCGTTTAATTAGACGTTTAAAAAGGGATATTACAGAACGGGGACGAGATATTGACGAGGTTTTAACCCGCTACCAAACCACCTTAAAACCTATGCACAATCAGTTTATAGAACCTATGAAGGAGTTTGCAGATATCATTATTCCGAATAACAAACATAATACAGTGGCTATTGATATCGTTAGAACCATTATAATCGAGAAGCTATAA
- a CDS encoding FtsB family cell division protein — MAALKNKGKYLKPFKNWFVIILIFFAVWMIFFDANSWFIHNELNQDVEALEAEKEYYKREIEKDNRAIKKLSTEEGLEKFAREEYFMKRENEEIFIIEYEDSLKTKPNE; from the coding sequence ATGGCAGCATTAAAAAATAAAGGTAAATATCTCAAACCATTCAAAAACTGGTTTGTCATTATATTGATATTTTTTGCTGTTTGGATGATTTTTTTTGATGCTAACTCGTGGTTTATCCATAACGAACTCAATCAGGATGTAGAAGCACTTGAAGCCGAAAAGGAATACTACAAACGTGAGATTGAAAAAGATAATAGAGCCATAAAAAAATTAAGTACAGAGGAAGGTTTAGAAAAATTTGCGCGTGAAGAATACTTCATGAAGCGTGAGAATGAAGAAATATTCATTATTGAATATGAAGATAGTTTAAAAACAAAGCCAAATGAATAA
- a CDS encoding methylmalonyl-CoA mutase subunit beta, protein MNNKLFDEFDPVSAKQWKQKIQYDLKGADYNLTLIWKTPEDISVKPFYHFDDFNEFPSVSNTKATAWKICQTIFVANVEKSNLKALDVIERGAESILFIIPSDSISVKDLIDQIDLKATQIHFELQFVSESFNKTIKLISGAENIQIHIDIIGNLAKTGNWFHNLNDDFEKFVIHVKQAKSITIDLSLYQNAGANMVQQLAYALAHVNDYLNHLDNGISNEIKQLIDVTFKVSVGTNYFFEIAKLRALRILWRTLADEYGINNICQIITTPTKRNKTLYDYNTNMLRTTTECMSAILGGSNTVCNLAYDAIYHKDNEFGERIARNQLLILKHESYFNAVNNPSDGAYYIESLTEQLAEKGLELFKDIEANGGFLKQLKKGIVQRKIKESALKEQTAFNNGEDVLLGTNKHLNPTDTMSHELELYPFVKTNPRKTLIEPIIEKRLAESLEQNRLKTE, encoded by the coding sequence ATGAATAATAAACTGTTTGATGAATTTGATCCCGTATCGGCAAAACAATGGAAACAAAAAATACAGTATGATTTAAAAGGTGCTGATTATAACTTAACATTGATTTGGAAAACACCAGAAGACATTTCTGTTAAGCCCTTTTATCACTTTGATGATTTTAATGAATTCCCTAGCGTATCAAATACCAAGGCCACGGCATGGAAAATTTGTCAAACTATTTTTGTGGCAAACGTAGAAAAGTCCAACTTAAAAGCCCTTGATGTTATTGAAAGAGGGGCAGAAAGCATTCTATTCATTATTCCTTCAGATAGTATTTCGGTAAAAGATTTAATAGACCAAATTGATTTAAAAGCCACTCAAATTCATTTTGAATTGCAGTTCGTTTCAGAATCTTTTAATAAGACTATTAAACTTATTTCTGGCGCTGAGAATATTCAAATTCACATAGATATCATCGGTAATCTTGCCAAAACAGGAAACTGGTTTCATAATTTAAATGACGATTTTGAAAAATTTGTCATCCACGTAAAGCAAGCAAAATCGATTACTATTGATTTGTCATTATATCAAAATGCGGGTGCCAATATGGTACAACAACTTGCTTATGCCTTGGCACATGTTAATGACTATTTAAATCATTTAGATAATGGCATATCAAACGAAATAAAACAGCTAATCGACGTCACATTTAAGGTGTCTGTGGGTACTAATTATTTCTTCGAAATTGCCAAACTACGGGCACTTCGCATATTGTGGCGCACTCTAGCAGATGAGTATGGCATCAACAATATTTGTCAAATCATAACAACACCTACAAAACGCAATAAAACGCTGTATGATTACAACACCAATATGTTGCGAACCACAACCGAATGTATGAGTGCCATTTTAGGTGGTTCTAATACGGTTTGCAATCTCGCCTACGATGCTATTTATCATAAGGATAATGAATTTGGTGAACGCATTGCCAGAAATCAGCTATTAATATTAAAACATGAGAGTTATTTTAACGCCGTAAACAACCCGAGCGATGGTGCCTATTACATTGAAAGTCTCACCGAGCAATTGGCAGAAAAGGGTTTAGAATTATTTAAGGATATAGAAGCAAATGGCGGATTTTTAAAACAACTTAAAAAGGGTATTGTCCAAAGAAAAATAAAGGAAAGCGCCCTAAAGGAACAAACCGCATTTAATAATGGAGAAGACGTTTTGTTAGGAACAAATAAACATCTAAACCCTACTGATACAATGAGTCATGAATTAGAATTATATCCATTTGTAAAAACAAATCCAAGGAAAACACTCATCGAGCCTATTATTGAAAAACGTCTAGCAGAATCATTAGAACAAAACCGATTAAAAACAGAATAA
- the scpA gene encoding methylmalonyl-CoA mutase codes for MLRKNLQHITITKKTHTEKVCKENPFLTAEGIDLKRTYSKDDVKDLDHLNFVAGIAPHLRGPYSTMYVRRPWTIRQYAGFSTAEDSNAFYRRNLAGGQKGLSVAFDLATHRGYDSDHERVVGDVGKAGVAIDSVEDMKILFDQIPLDKMSVSMTMNGAVLPIMAFYIVAAEEQGFTPKELAGTIQNDILKEFMVRNTYIYPPAPSMKIISDIFEYTSKNMPKFNSISISGYHMQEAGATCDIELAYTLADGLEYIRKGLDAGMDIDTFAPRLSFFWAIGMNHFMEIAKMRAARMLWAKLVKQFNPKNEKSLALRTHCQTSGWSLTEQDPFNNVARTTIEAAAAAFGGTQSLHTNALDEAIALPTDFSARIARNTQIYLQEETKITKTVDPWAGSYYVEKLTHDIVEKAWQLIEEVESLGGMTKAIEAGIPKIRIEEAAARKQARIDSNQDIIVGVNKYRLDEEAPISTLEVDNQTVRDSQIERLNTIKARRDTKKVNRSLLNLTEGARTGKENLLALAVEAARARATLGEISDALEAEFGRYKAQIKSFSGVYSKEIKGDKSFQKAKDLADRFAEQDGRRPRIMIAKMGQDGHDRGAKVVATGYADVGFDVDIGPLFQTPQEAAKQAVENDVHILGVSSLAAGHKTLVPQVIDYLKGYGRDDIMVVVGGVIPKQDYQYLFDAGAIAVFGPGTKISDAAIKILEILID; via the coding sequence ATTTTGAGGAAAAATCTACAACATATAACCATAACTAAGAAGACGCATACCGAAAAGGTATGTAAGGAAAATCCGTTTTTAACGGCTGAAGGGATAGACCTTAAGCGGACCTATTCAAAAGATGATGTTAAGGATTTAGATCACCTTAACTTTGTAGCGGGCATAGCTCCGCATTTACGTGGCCCATATAGCACCATGTATGTACGCAGACCTTGGACCATCAGGCAATATGCAGGATTTTCTACAGCGGAAGACAGCAATGCCTTTTACAGACGAAATTTAGCTGGAGGTCAAAAAGGACTATCGGTAGCTTTCGATTTAGCAACGCATCGCGGTTATGATTCAGATCATGAACGTGTCGTGGGAGATGTTGGAAAAGCAGGTGTTGCGATTGATTCGGTAGAAGACATGAAAATACTGTTTGACCAAATTCCATTGGATAAAATGAGTGTCTCCATGACCATGAATGGCGCGGTACTGCCAATTATGGCATTTTACATCGTGGCTGCTGAAGAACAAGGGTTTACTCCAAAGGAATTAGCAGGTACTATCCAAAACGACATTTTAAAAGAATTTATGGTACGGAATACCTATATCTATCCGCCCGCACCTTCGATGAAAATTATCTCCGATATTTTTGAATACACGAGCAAGAATATGCCAAAATTCAACAGCATCAGTATTTCGGGTTATCATATGCAAGAAGCCGGCGCCACCTGTGATATTGAATTAGCATACACTTTGGCCGATGGTTTAGAATATATTAGAAAAGGACTCGATGCCGGTATGGACATAGACACTTTTGCCCCTCGCCTATCCTTTTTTTGGGCCATAGGCATGAATCACTTTATGGAGATTGCAAAAATGCGGGCAGCTAGGATGCTTTGGGCAAAATTGGTTAAACAATTCAATCCTAAAAACGAAAAATCTCTAGCGCTAAGAACCCATTGTCAAACTTCTGGCTGGAGTTTAACAGAACAAGATCCCTTTAATAATGTAGCCAGAACGACTATTGAAGCTGCTGCTGCTGCCTTTGGTGGCACGCAAAGTTTACATACCAATGCGTTAGATGAAGCGATTGCATTACCAACTGATTTTTCAGCAAGAATTGCTAGAAACACACAAATCTATTTACAGGAAGAAACTAAAATAACAAAAACGGTTGATCCGTGGGCAGGAAGTTATTATGTTGAAAAACTAACACATGATATTGTTGAAAAAGCATGGCAACTCATTGAGGAAGTTGAATCATTAGGCGGGATGACCAAAGCTATTGAAGCGGGCATTCCAAAGATTAGAATTGAGGAAGCAGCAGCACGAAAGCAGGCTCGGATTGACTCTAACCAGGATATTATTGTTGGTGTCAACAAATATCGCCTGGATGAAGAAGCTCCTATCTCAACATTGGAAGTGGATAACCAAACGGTCAGGGATTCCCAAATTGAACGGTTAAACACTATTAAAGCGCGGAGAGATACCAAAAAAGTGAACCGCTCATTGTTAAATTTAACTGAGGGTGCACGAACAGGCAAAGAAAATTTACTAGCTTTAGCAGTTGAAGCTGCTAGAGCGCGTGCCACCTTGGGCGAAATAAGCGATGCCCTAGAAGCGGAATTTGGTCGGTATAAAGCACAGATAAAATCATTTTCAGGCGTGTATAGTAAAGAAATAAAGGGCGATAAGAGTTTTCAAAAAGCCAAGGATTTGGCCGATCGGTTTGCGGAACAGGATGGTCGAAGACCCCGAATAATGATTGCCAAAATGGGACAGGACGGACACGATCGCGGCGCCAAAGTGGTAGCTACTGGCTATGCAGATGTGGGTTTTGATGTAGACATTGGCCCCTTATTCCAAACCCCACAAGAGGCCGCAAAACAAGCGGTAGAAAATGATGTCCATATTTTAGGCGTTTCATCATTGGCCGCAGGTCACAAAACCTTGGTCCCTCAAGTTATTGACTACTTAAAAGGGTATGGGCGTGACGATATTATGGTTGTTGTTGGTGGTGTGATTCCAAAACAGGATTACCAATATTTATTTGATGCTGGCGCCATTGCGGTGTTTGGTCCTGGCACAAAAATTAGTGATGCTGCTATTAAAATTTTAGAGATATTGATTGATTAA
- a CDS encoding VOC family protein yields the protein MKSNEIAIDFLDHVAIRVQDLNISAEWYQKVLGLKKYQLPEWGDFPIFLLSGKSGIALFPAKLTDAQLELNSKNVKIDHFAFNVTNENFEKAKKRYTELNLGFNIQDHFYFHSIYTKDPDGHIVELTTIVVDENKFYQ from the coding sequence ATGAAAAGTAATGAAATAGCAATTGACTTTTTAGATCACGTAGCTATTCGAGTGCAGGACTTGAATATATCTGCTGAATGGTATCAGAAAGTTCTTGGTCTAAAAAAATATCAGCTACCTGAGTGGGGAGATTTTCCAATTTTCTTACTTTCTGGAAAATCAGGAATAGCTTTGTTTCCAGCTAAACTTACTGATGCTCAACTTGAATTGAACTCAAAAAACGTAAAAATAGACCACTTTGCATTCAATGTGACAAATGAGAATTTTGAGAAAGCAAAAAAGAGATATACTGAATTGAATTTGGGATTTAATATTCAAGACCATTTTTATTTTCATTCAATTTATACAAAAGACCCTGATGGGCATATTGTTGAATTGACTACAATTGTTGTGGATGAAAATAAATTTTATCAATAA